In the Phenylobacterium soli genome, GGCTCGCGCGAATATTCGCCGACGTCCAGGGCCGCCTGGGGCGTACGCAGGAAGGCCGGGATCTCGGCCGGCAGCGCCCTGACCGCCGTCTCGCCGATCATCCGGTGACCGGAGTTACCCCAGGCGATCGCGGCCTGTGGCGCGGCCGCGAGCGCCGCCGCGAACGCAAGAATACTGAGCCGTTTCATGCCCCTCGTTTGAGCGCTCCCCGTGGGGAAGGCAAGGCTCAACCGCCGGTCGCGCAGAACCTTACACGGGCGGCAGGCCGAGGGCCTTTTCGACGCGGCCGATCCAGGCCTGCACCTTCGGATAGTCGGCGAGCCGGAAGCCGCCCTCCCCGGCCATCCGGGTGTAGGCGACGAGGGAGATGTCGGCGAGCGTCAGGCGTCCGGCGACCAGGAAGTCGGCGTCCGCGAGCGCCTCGTCCAGCCGCTTGAGGGCCGCCTTTCCCCGCTCGACGATGCGCGGCTCCAGCTCATCGGGGGACTTGCCGAGATAGCGCACCTGAAAACGGGCCACCGCCACATAGGGCTCGTGGCTGTACTGCTCCCAGAACAGCCACTCGAACATGCGGGCCCGGTCATAGGCGTCTTTCGGGATGAGATCGGAGCCTTCCGCGAGGTGCAGGATGATGGCGTTGGACTGGGCCAATGGACGTCCGTCGTCGAAAACGACGGCCGGAACCTGCCCGGCCGGGTTCAGCGCCAGAAAAGCCGCAGTGCGGGTCTCGGCCTTGAGCACATCCGTCTCGATCCACTCGTACGGAAGCCTCAAATGATCGGCCGTCCACTTCACCTTCAGGCAGTTTCCCGAGATGGAGTCCCCAAAAATTCTCATTTCGCCCGTCCTCCATGGCCAAGCTTTGATTGGCCCGGAGTCCCAGGCGCGATCAAGCGATGACGCCTGACGGGGCCTATTAGGAAAACTGATAGGGCACGATCTTGCGCCCGTTCGGGGTTGCCCGGGGCGGCCTCAGCCGGTACGAGTCCGGCCACCAGTTCAACGACGAAGGAGACGCCGTCAATGCGACGCCGCCTCGCCGCCCTGGCCGTGCTGCCTTTTCTCGTTCTCGGGTCCAACGCGCATGCCGCGTCCAGCGATCCCGTCGGCGACCTGATCACCTCACTTGTGACCGGCACGCTGCCCACAGGTCCCGTGTGGAACCTGAAAGCGACGCTGTACCACGCCGGCGCCAAGGGCGTGGGAGCCCTGGATTCGCTGGGCTGCAAGGTCGTGGCCATGCGCACCGTCGCGGTCGACCGCAACTTGATCCCGACGCGCAGCGTGCTGTTCATCAAGGAGACCGTCGGCATGAAGATGCCCGACGGCTCGGTCCATGACGGCTACTGGTACGCCTCCGACACCGGCGGCGCGATCAAGGGCAAGCGCATCGACCTCTACACCGGCTCGGGCGCCAGCTCCGCCAAGAAGGCGCAGACGCTGAACCTGGCCCAGCTGACCGCCATCAAGGTCGGCGAATTCAAGGGCTGCCCACGCGGCTGAGGGCGAGCCGGAAGCTGCGCAGCGGCTGACCGGGATCCATACCCGCCTGATGGCCGAGCCTGATCCACGGCGACGCCGCCCACCCTCCCGATCCATCGACGTTCATCGGGCCCGGACTTCGCCTGCGGCGAAACCGGGATGACGCGCGTGCGCAAGCGGGGGCTGCATGATCCACAAGCCGAACTTCTTCGTCTTCACCGGCGGCCCGGGCGCGGGCAAGACGACGCTGCTGCGCCACCTGGAGGCCTCGGGAGAGCTGGTGGTCGAGGAGAGCGCCCGGGCGGTGATCCGTGAAGACCCAGGCGCGCGCGGCGGCGAGGCCTTCTTCCGCCGGATCGCCGCGCGGGACATCGCCGCCTTCGACGGCCGGCGCGACGAGGACCGGCGGGTCTTCTTCGACCGGGGGCTGATGGACTGCCACGGCGCCGACGGGATCGCGCCCTGGCCCGAGCTGGAGGCGGCGCTGGCGTCGCGGCGCTACGCCGAGATCGTCTTCGTCTTCCCGCCCTGGCGCGAGATCTACCGGACCGACGCCGAGCGCATCCAGGACTTCGCCCACGGCGAGCGCGTGTTCGGGTTCGTCATGCGCCAGCTGCCGAAGCTGGGCTATGCGCCGGTGGTCGTGCCGGTGGGCCCGGTGGAAGCGCGGGCGGCCTTCGTGCTGGAGGCCGTCGCGGGCCTCGCCTGATCAGGTCTCGACGAAGGCGCGTTCGATGACGAAGTCGCCGGGCTGGGCGACCGAGCCCTCGACGAAGCCGCGGTCGAGCATCTGCTTCTTGAGGTCCACGAGCACGGAGGGGCCGCCGCAGATCATGACGCGGTCCACCGCCGGATCGAGCGGCGGCGTGCCGAGGTCGCGGAAGATCTGGCCGCTCTCGATGAGGTCGGTGATCCGACCCTGCGTCCTGAACGGGTCGCGCGTCACCGTCGGATAGTACTTCAGCTTCGGCGCGATCATCTCGCCGAGGTACTCGTCGTTCGGCAGGTCGTGCTCGAACAGTTCGCGGTAGTTCAGGTCGCTGACGTGGCGCACCGTGTGGGTGACGATCACCTCGTCGAAGCGCTCGTAGACCTCCGGGTCGCGGGCCAGGGACAGCCAGGGCGCGAGGCCCGTGCCGGTGCCCAGCATGTAGAGCCGCTTACCGGGCTTGAGGCCGTCCAGCACCAGGGTGCCGGTGGGCTTGCGGCCGATCAGCACCTCGTCGCCGACCTTCAGGTGCTGCAGGCGCGAGGTGAGCGGGCCGTCCGGCACCTTGATCGAATAGAACTCCAGCTCCTCGTGCCAGGCCGGCGAGGCGATGGAATAGGCGCGGACCAGCGGCTTGCCGGTCTCGAGCGTCAGGCCGACCATCACGAACTGGCCGCTCTGGAAGCGGAAGCCCGGGTCGCGCGTGCAGCGGAACGAGAACAGGGTGTCGGTCCAGTGCTGGACCCAGGTCACCTTCTCCACGAAGAAGGCGCTGGAGGCCTTCGGGGCCGGTTGGGCCAAGGTCACGGTCGCATCCGTCATAGGTGTCTCTTTGCGCGCTCTTTAGCGGGGCCGGGGCTAGATGTCGCCGCCGACGTTGGCCACGGCGCCGGGCGCACGGGCGAGATGGATACCGCACTCGGTCTTGTCCAGACCCTTCCAGCGGCCGGCGCGGACGTCGTCGCCGTCCTCCACCGGCTGGGTGCAGGGCCAGCAGCCGATCGAGGCGAAGCCCTGCTCCACGAGGGGGTGGGCCGGCAGGTCGTGCTCGACCATGTAGGCGTCGAGGTCGGCCTTGGTCCAGTTGGCGAGCGGGTTGAACTTCACATGGTCTTCGGTGGTCTCGACCACCGGCAGCGACATACGGTCGCCGCCGTGGAAGCGCTTGCGGCCGGTGATCCAGGCGGAGAAGCCCTCCAGCGCCCGATCCAGCGGCAGCACCTTGCGCACGTGGCAGCAGGCGTCGGTGTCGGTCTGCCAGAGCTTGGCCTGGGGATCGGCGGTGGCCAGGTCCTGATAGGCCGGGCGCAGGTCGCGCACGTCGGTCAGGCCGAGCCGCGCGGCCAGGTTCTTGCGGTAGTCCAGGGTCTGGCCGAACAGCATGCCGGTGTCGAGGAACAGCACCGGGATGTCCGGGCTCACCTTGGCGGCGAGGTCCAGCAGCACCGCCGACTCCGCGCCGAAGGACGAGACCAGCGCCAGCTTGTCGCCGAAGGTCTCGTAGGCGGCCTCCAGCACCGTGCGCGGATGCGCATGGCGAAGCTCGGCGTCGAGGCGGGCGGCCAAGGCCGAACCCGGACGGATCTCATCGTAGGCCACGCTCACTTTTCCCTCTCCACGAAGGCGGGGACGCGATCGTCCGCCGCTCGCTGGTAGACATGGCGGAAGCGCTGGGTGGCCCTTTCCCAGGCGTCCGCGGTGGAGCCGTCCGCCGGCTCATAGGCGTCGATGCCGCAGCGGAGCATGAAGCCCGCCTGCTCGAGCAGCACGTCCCCGCTCGCCCGCACTTCGCGGCCGAAGGCGAGCCGTTCGCGCAGGATCCGCGCGTTGGTGTAGTGCCGCCCGTCCCGGAACTTGGGGAACTGCAGCGCCACCAGGGCGATGCGCGGCAGGTCGTAGGCCAGGGCCTCGACCTCTTCTTCCGTGGTCAGGCGCACGCCGACCGAACGGCCTTCGGAGAGCAGCCGGTCGCCTTCCGCCTGGAAGCGGGTCAGCGACAGGATGACGTCGCCCTGCGGGATCTCCTGGTCGTCGTCCACGTGGGTGAAGGGGTCGTTGGCCAGCACCATGCGGCCGCCCTGGGACTTAATGAGCGTCGGCATAGACGGCCTCTTTGAACGGGGCGACGCCGGTGCGCCGGAAGGTGTCGAGGAAGCGCTCGCCGTCCTTGCGTTCGCGCATGTAGACCTCGACCATCTGCTCGACGGCGGGGGCGACCTTGTCGGCCGGCAGGGCCGGGCCAAGGATCTGGCCGAGCGCGGCGTCCTCTTCGCCGGAGCCGCCCAGGGTGACCTGGTAGAACTCCTCGCCCTTCTTATCGACGCCGAGGATGCCGATGTGGCCCACGTGGTGGTGGCCGCAGGCGTTGATGCAGCCCGAGATCTTGATCTTCAGCTCGCCCACCAGCTCGGCCTTCTCCTCGTCGGCGAAGCGGGTGGCGATCTGCTGGGCGATCGGGATGGCGCGGGCGTTGGCCAGGGCGCAGTAGTCGAGGCCCGGGCAGGCGATGATGTCGGTGATCAGGTCGATGTTCGGCGTCGCCAGGCCCGCGCCCTTCAGCGCCTCGTAGACGGCCGGGAGGTCGTCCTGGCGCACGTGCGGCAGGATCAGGTTCTGGGTGTAGTGCACCCGCACCTCGTCCAGCGAGTAGCGCTCGGCGAGGTCGGCCACGAGCTCCATCTGGGCCGAGGTCATGTCGCCGGGGGTCTCGCCCGGGGTCTTCAGCGACACGTCGACGATGGCGTAGCCGGGCTGCTTGTGCGGATGCACGTTGTGCCGCGCCCAGCGGGCGAAGCGGGGATCGCCCGCCTTGGCCGCCTCGAACGCCTCGGAGCGCGGGTTGAGCTTGGCGAAGCCGGGGGTGAACCAGCCGCGGATGCGGGCCAGCTCGGTGTCGGGCAGGTCGACGACCTCCTTCCGGGTCTTCTCCCACTCGGCCTCGACCTGGCGGGCGAATTCCTCGGCGCCGAGCGAGGCGACCAGGATCTTGATCCGCGCCTTCCAGATGTTGTCGCGCCGGCCGTAGCGGTTGTAGACGCGCAGGATCGCCTGCAGGTAGCTCAGCAGGTGCCGCGTGGGCAGGAACTCGCGGATCGTCGGGCCGAGATAGGGCGTCCGGCCGAGACCGCCGCCGACCATCACCTCGAAGCCGAGCTCGCCGCCGCGGCCGCGGCGCATGGCCAGGCCGATGTCGTAGATCTTGGTCGCCGCCCGGTCCTTGGCCGCGGCGGTCACCGCGATCTTGAACTTGCGCGGCAGGAACGAGAATTCCGGGTGCAGGGTCGACCACTGGCGGATCGCCTCGGACCAGACCCGCGGGTCGTCCAGCTCGTCGGCGGTGGCGCCCGCGTAGGGATCGGCCGTGACGTTGCGGATCGTGTTGCCCGAGGTCTGCATCGAATGCATCTCGACCTCGGCCAGATGCTCCAAGATCTCCGGCGCGTCCTTCAGCTTGATCCAGTGCAGCTGCAGGTTCGTGCGGGTCGTGAAGTGGCCGTAGCCCTTGTCGTAGGTCGAGGCGATCCAGGCGAGCTTGCGCAGCTTCTTGCCGTTCAGCGTGCCGTAGGGGATCGCGATCCGCAGCATGTAGGCGTGCAGCTGCAGATAGAGCCCGTTGAGCAGGCGGATCGGCTTGAACTGGTCCTCGGTGATCTCGCCGGCGAGGCGGCGGTTCACCTGGTGGCGGAACTCCGCGGCGCGGTCGGCCACGAACTCCCTGTCGATCACGTCATAGCGGTACATGCCGGCCTCACTTCCGCTTGATCAGGGCGACGCGGCCGGTAGAGCGCGCCGCGCCATGGGCTTGCTGGAGGGCCGCGATGTCCTCGCCGCCCAGCGCCTGCTTGCCGTGTTGGGGATGGTTCGACGGACCGAGGGCGCGGATGCGCTCGCGGAAGCTCAGGGGCGCCCAAAGCCCCTCGCTCTCGATCACGTCGATCAGATAGGGGTCGACCACGACCGTCAGCTCGGACTTGGCCTTGGCTTCGGCGGTCTCGGCGGCCTGGTCGTCGGCGAACAGCTCGGCCTCGGCGAAGCGCTCGACCCACTGGCCCTTGCGCCAGAAGACGGTCTCGCCGTCCGCCAGCCGGTTTCCGGTCAGGGCCCTCATGCCCGCGCCTCCCGCACGATAGTTTCGATCAGCGCCGGCGCCTCGCCGTCGCGGGCCAGCGCCATGGCCTCGCCGACGATCAGCAGGGCCGGGCCCTTCAGGCTGGCCGCGGCGTCCGCCAGGCCGGCCAGGGTGGTCAGGACGCGCCGCTCGTCGGCGCGCGAGGCGTTCTCGACGATCAGCGCCGGGGTCGCGGCCGCGCGGCCGGCGGCCAGGAGGCGCGCGGCGATCGGCGCGGCCATGGACAGGCCCATGTAGATCACCACCGTCTGGTTCGGCCGGGCCAGCGAGGCCCAGTCGAGGTCCGGCTCGGCGCCTTCCCGGGCGTGGCCGGTGACGAAGGTGACCGCCTGGGCCGAGCCGCGGTGAGTGAGGGGCGCGCCGGCCGACGCGCTCGCCGCCAGGGCCGCGGTGACGCCCGGCACCACGTGGCACTCGACGCCGGCCGCGCGGCAGGCTTCCAGCTCCTCGCCGCCGCGGCCGAAGATGAACGGATCGCCGCCCTTGAGACGCACCACCTTCAGGCCCTCGAGCGCGAAGGCCACCAGCATGCGGTTGATCTCGTCCTGGCTGTAGGAATGGCGCGACTTGCGCTTGGCCACCGAGATGCGCCGCGCCGACGCCGGCGCGAGGGCGAGGATCTCGTCGGAGACCAGGCCGTCGTGGACCACGACCTCGGCGGCCTGAAGGGCCTTCAGCGCCTTGATGGTCAGGAGTTCGGGGTCGCCGGGACCGGCGCCCACGAGCCACACCGCGCCCGCCTGCGCCGCCTTGCGGCCGCCAAGGACCACCAGTCCTTCCCTGCGCCGGGACCTGTCGCGACTCTGCGGCATGGATTAGGTTCTCTAAACACTCACTGGGCGGAAACGAGACGGGACGGGCTTGCGCCCGCCCCGTTCATTCGCCCGCCGGCGAAAAGGGCCGATACACCAGCGGACGCTTGCAATTAGGTGCGGCGCGCCCCAATTCGCAATCCAAGGACTTCTGCCGGGGCTGTCAGGAAATCTCATGGAACGCACGACGGAGCGCCGCCGCCTGCCGCCGCTCAACGCGCTCCGCGCCTTCGAAGCGGCCGCGCGGCACCTGAACTTCAGCCGCGCCGCCGACGAGCTGTCGGTGACGCCCGGCGCGGTCAGCCAGCAGATCCAGAACCTCGAGGATTACGTCGGCGCGGCGCTGTTCAAGCGCACGCCCAAGGGCCTCCTCCTGACCGATGCGGCCCAGACCGCCCTGCCCGCCCTGCGCGAAGCCTTCGACCGTCTGGCCGAAGCCGCCTCCCTGCTCACCGCCGCGGTCGACGGCCGCCGGCTGACCCTGACCGCGCCGCCCTCCCTGGCCGCCAAGTGGCTGGTGCCGCGGCTGGGCGACTTCGAGCGGGCGCATCCGCAGGTCGATGTCTGGCTGCAGGCCGGCATGGAACTCGTCGACCTGACCGCCGGCGAGGTGGACGTGGCCGTCCGCTACGGTTCCGGCCGCTATCCGGGCCTGGAGGTCCACCGGCTGATGAGCGAGAGCGTGATCCCGGTGATCAGCCCCGAGCTGCACGCCCAGACGCCCCTCGACGCGCCCGAGGACCTGGCCAATCACGTCCTGCTGCACGACGGCTCGCCCGAGCTCGACGATTCCTGCCCCGACTGGTCCATGTGGCTGGCGGCGCGCGGCGTGAAGGGCATCGACGGCACCCGCGGCCCGCGCTTCAACCAGTCGAGCCTGGTCATCGAGGCGGCGGTGAACGGCCGCGGCGTGGCCCTGGCCAAGCGCACCCTGGCCCAGGCCGACCTGGAAGCCGGGCGGCTGATCGCGCCTTTGCAGATCGCCACCCAGGTCGACTTCGCCTATTACCTCGTCCATCCCAAGGCAAAGGGTCGGCTGCCGCAGGTGAAGGCCTTCATCAACTGGATCGAGGCCGAGGCCCTGGCGCACGAGGAGGCGCTACGGACCATCGACAACGGCGCCGGCATCTAGACGAGACGCAAGCATCGATGACCCTTCTGACGGACGAACGCCGCCCGCCGGCGGACTGCACGACCATGGCCGAGGTGCGCCAGGGCGTCGACGCCCTCGACCGCGCCCTGGTGGCCATGCTGGCCGAGCGCCAGCGCTACATGGACGCCGCCGCCCGCATCAAGCAGGACCGCGCCGCGGTGCGCGACGAGGCGCGGGTCGAGGACGTGGTCGCCAAGGTGAAGGCCGAGGCGCGGGCCAAGGGGCTCTCAGAAGCCATCGCCGAGCCCGTCTGGCGCACCCTCATCGAGGGCTGCATCGCCTATGAGTTCGAGGTCTGGGACCGGCTCCGCCGCCAGCCCTGAGCTGGGCCAGGCCTGGGCCTAGGCTTGGGCGAGGTAGGCCTCGATCTCGGCCACCGCCCGGTCGAGCCCCTGCTGCATGGCCGGCAGGGCCGTCTCGCCCTCGGTCTCCGCCGCCTCGCAGAGATCGCCGAGGACCCCTGCCCCGACGCCGCGCGCCGCGCCCTTGATGGTGTGGGCGACGTCCCGCCAGCCGGTGGGCGCGCCCTCGAGCTGCGGCGCCCAGATGGCGGCCTGTTGCAGGAACAGCTCGAGCACCTCGCGCACCACCCCCCGGTCGCCGGCGGCGAAGCGTTCGAGGTAGGCGAAATCCACTGTTTTGCCTGAGGAATTCGAGGTCTCGCTCAAAGCCTTCAAACCCGCCTTGCCAACGCTGCGTTTTCGCGTATTTTCCGCGCCCTCGCCGCCGGGCGAACCCGCAAGGGGCGAACCGGAGCCGGGACGGGTGTATAGCTCAGTTGGTAGAGCAGCTGACTCTTAATCAGCGGGTCCAAGGTTCGAATCCTTGTACACCCACCATCTCCTTCCTTCAGACGATCTTCCCCTAGCGGGCAGCCGCTGGACGCCGCCCGAGCGGGCCGGCGCTCAGAAGGTCGCGCGGGCGAGCAGCCAGTGCAGTTGCGGCCGGCGCGGCGAGCGGCGCCAGGCGGGCGAGTCGGTCGGCCAGGCCTGATCGATCACCACGATGGCGGCGCGGCCCATGGCGCGCTCGATCTCGGCCAGGCGCTGGGCGTGGCCCGTCGCGCGCTTCTGGGAGCGGAACGGGCTCATCAGGCCGTTCTGCATCCGCACCGCCCAGCCGTAGGGCTCCTTCACCACGCGATAGGTGATCGTCGTCTCGGCCATCGGGCCATCCTCCAGGTTCCGGAGCTCTAAGGTCCAGATTGGCCAGGAGGTTGCAGCCGAATGCGCGGCGGCGCCTTGAGGGAGGTCAACGCCGCCGTGTGCGCCCGGCGCGGGTCGGGGTCCGTGCGGCCTCTTCGCGCACCATGGCCCCGGCCATCGCCCTGAGCAGGGCGCCCACCTCGATGGGCTTGGCCACCACTTCGTCCATGCCGGCGGCGCGGTAGGCTTCCACCTGGTGCGACATCACGTTGGCGGTCAGGGCGACGATCGGCGTGCGCCGGCGGCCGCTCTTGCCCTCGGCGGCGCGGATCGCCTCGGTGGCGCAGAGGCCGTCCATGACGGGCATCTGGACGTCCATCAGGATCAGGTCCCAGTCGGCGTCGCGCCAGGCCTGCAGCGCCTGGGCGCCGTCGGGCACCACGGTGGCGTCGACGCCGATCTGCTGCAGCAGGGTGGTGAGCACGAGCTGGTTCACCGGGTTGTCCTCGGCGGCGAGGATACGCAGCGCCGCGAGCCCGTCCTCGACCGGGGCCGGCTCGGCCTGCTGCGGGACCTCGGCCGGCGCGCCGCGGCGGGCCAGCGGCAGGTCGACGGTGAAGGTGGAGCCCGCCCCCGGCGTGCTCTTCAAAGCGATCTCGCCGCCCATCATCCGCGCCAGCTGCTGGGAGATGGCCAGGCCGAGCCCGGTGCCGCCGTAGCGACGCGTCGTCGAGGCGTCCGCCTGGACGAACTTGTCGAACAGGCCGCGGCGCTGGGCGGCCGAGATGCCGATGCCGGTGTCGGCGACCTGCAGGCGCAGGCCGCCCTCCGGGGCCTCGACGCGCACCGTCACCGAGCCTGACTCGGTGAACTTCACCGCGTTGGAGACGAGGTTGGTGATGATCTGCCCGACCCGGGCGCTGTCGCCCACGAACAGGGCCCGCGCCTCGGGCGCGACCTCGAGCTCCAGCGCGACGCCCTTCTCCTGCGCCTGCGCGGCGAAGGCGTCCACCGCCCCGCGCGCCAGGGCGGCGATGTCGATCTCGCCCTCCTCCAGCTCCAGCTTGCCGGCCTCGATCTTCGACAGGTCGAGCACGCTGTTGAGGAGCATGAGCAGGCTCTCGCCGGAGCGGCGGATGACCTCGAGCCGATCGCGCTGGGTCTTGGAGAGGCGC is a window encoding:
- a CDS encoding glutathione S-transferase family protein gives rise to the protein MRIFGDSISGNCLKVKWTADHLRLPYEWIETDVLKAETRTAAFLALNPAGQVPAVVFDDGRPLAQSNAIILHLAEGSDLIPKDAYDRARMFEWLFWEQYSHEPYVAVARFQVRYLGKSPDELEPRIVERGKAALKRLDEALADADFLVAGRLTLADISLVAYTRMAGEGGFRLADYPKVQAWIGRVEKALGLPPV
- a CDS encoding 3D domain-containing protein, whose product is MRRRLAALAVLPFLVLGSNAHAASSDPVGDLITSLVTGTLPTGPVWNLKATLYHAGAKGVGALDSLGCKVVAMRTVAVDRNLIPTRSVLFIKETVGMKMPDGSVHDGYWYASDTGGAIKGKRIDLYTGSGASSAKKAQTLNLAQLTAIKVGEFKGCPRG
- a CDS encoding AAA family ATPase; translation: MIHKPNFFVFTGGPGAGKTTLLRHLEASGELVVEESARAVIREDPGARGGEAFFRRIAARDIAAFDGRRDEDRRVFFDRGLMDCHGADGIAPWPELEAALASRRYAEIVFVFPPWREIYRTDAERIQDFAHGERVFGFVMRQLPKLGYAPVVVPVGPVEARAAFVLEAVAGLA
- a CDS encoding ferredoxin--NADP reductase, with the translated sequence MTDATVTLAQPAPKASSAFFVEKVTWVQHWTDTLFSFRCTRDPGFRFQSGQFVMVGLTLETGKPLVRAYSIASPAWHEELEFYSIKVPDGPLTSRLQHLKVGDEVLIGRKPTGTLVLDGLKPGKRLYMLGTGTGLAPWLSLARDPEVYERFDEVIVTHTVRHVSDLNYRELFEHDLPNDEYLGEMIAPKLKYYPTVTRDPFRTQGRITDLIESGQIFRDLGTPPLDPAVDRVMICGGPSVLVDLKKQMLDRGFVEGSVAQPGDFVIERAFVET
- a CDS encoding phosphoadenylyl-sulfate reductase encodes the protein MAYDEIRPGSALAARLDAELRHAHPRTVLEAAYETFGDKLALVSSFGAESAVLLDLAAKVSPDIPVLFLDTGMLFGQTLDYRKNLAARLGLTDVRDLRPAYQDLATADPQAKLWQTDTDACCHVRKVLPLDRALEGFSAWITGRKRFHGGDRMSLPVVETTEDHVKFNPLANWTKADLDAYMVEHDLPAHPLVEQGFASIGCWPCTQPVEDGDDVRAGRWKGLDKTECGIHLARAPGAVANVGGDI
- a CDS encoding DUF934 domain-containing protein, with product MPTLIKSQGGRMVLANDPFTHVDDDQEIPQGDVILSLTRFQAEGDRLLSEGRSVGVRLTTEEEVEALAYDLPRIALVALQFPKFRDGRHYTNARILRERLAFGREVRASGDVLLEQAGFMLRCGIDAYEPADGSTADAWERATQRFRHVYQRAADDRVPAFVEREK
- a CDS encoding nitrite/sulfite reductase, encoding MYRYDVIDREFVADRAAEFRHQVNRRLAGEITEDQFKPIRLLNGLYLQLHAYMLRIAIPYGTLNGKKLRKLAWIASTYDKGYGHFTTRTNLQLHWIKLKDAPEILEHLAEVEMHSMQTSGNTIRNVTADPYAGATADELDDPRVWSEAIRQWSTLHPEFSFLPRKFKIAVTAAAKDRAATKIYDIGLAMRRGRGGELGFEVMVGGGLGRTPYLGPTIREFLPTRHLLSYLQAILRVYNRYGRRDNIWKARIKILVASLGAEEFARQVEAEWEKTRKEVVDLPDTELARIRGWFTPGFAKLNPRSEAFEAAKAGDPRFARWARHNVHPHKQPGYAIVDVSLKTPGETPGDMTSAQMELVADLAERYSLDEVRVHYTQNLILPHVRQDDLPAVYEALKGAGLATPNIDLITDIIACPGLDYCALANARAIPIAQQIATRFADEEKAELVGELKIKISGCINACGHHHVGHIGILGVDKKGEEFYQVTLGGSGEEDAALGQILGPALPADKVAPAVEQMVEVYMRERKDGERFLDTFRRTGVAPFKEAVYADAH
- a CDS encoding DUF2849 domain-containing protein; translated protein: MRALTGNRLADGETVFWRKGQWVERFAEAELFADDQAAETAEAKAKSELTVVVDPYLIDVIESEGLWAPLSFRERIRALGPSNHPQHGKQALGGEDIAALQQAHGAARSTGRVALIKRK
- the cobA gene encoding uroporphyrinogen-III C-methyltransferase: MPQSRDRSRRREGLVVLGGRKAAQAGAVWLVGAGPGDPELLTIKALKALQAAEVVVHDGLVSDEILALAPASARRISVAKRKSRHSYSQDEINRMLVAFALEGLKVVRLKGGDPFIFGRGGEELEACRAAGVECHVVPGVTAALAASASAGAPLTHRGSAQAVTFVTGHAREGAEPDLDWASLARPNQTVVIYMGLSMAAPIAARLLAAGRAAATPALIVENASRADERRVLTTLAGLADAAASLKGPALLIVGEAMALARDGEAPALIETIVREARA
- the gcvA gene encoding transcriptional regulator GcvA, whose protein sequence is MERTTERRRLPPLNALRAFEAAARHLNFSRAADELSVTPGAVSQQIQNLEDYVGAALFKRTPKGLLLTDAAQTALPALREAFDRLAEAASLLTAAVDGRRLTLTAPPSLAAKWLVPRLGDFERAHPQVDVWLQAGMELVDLTAGEVDVAVRYGSGRYPGLEVHRLMSESVIPVISPELHAQTPLDAPEDLANHVLLHDGSPELDDSCPDWSMWLAARGVKGIDGTRGPRFNQSSLVIEAAVNGRGVALAKRTLAQADLEAGRLIAPLQIATQVDFAYYLVHPKAKGRLPQVKAFINWIEAEALAHEEALRTIDNGAGI
- a CDS encoding chorismate mutase, which produces MTLLTDERRPPADCTTMAEVRQGVDALDRALVAMLAERQRYMDAAARIKQDRAAVRDEARVEDVVAKVKAEARAKGLSEAIAEPVWRTLIEGCIAYEFEVWDRLRRQP
- a CDS encoding Hpt domain-containing protein; protein product: MDFAYLERFAAGDRGVVREVLELFLQQAAIWAPQLEGAPTGWRDVAHTIKGAARGVGAGVLGDLCEAAETEGETALPAMQQGLDRAVAEIEAYLAQA